The following are encoded in a window of Thunnus albacares chromosome 9, fThuAlb1.1, whole genome shotgun sequence genomic DNA:
- the LOC122989325 gene encoding interferon-induced protein with tetratricopeptide repeats 5-like, producing MTMEAKLGALQCHFTWDLESSSSKLFRLRDTLEDIGTEEGYSWLGHIYNLQGYIHYQLSSTEDARCFFSRATEAFRRSRNTVSDEGPWLVVNYGNLAWLHHHLGEEKESQKYLSKVDTLLKKYPSPSQDKFHPEIYAEKAWTLMNFGKDKKQLAADYFQEAINMQPDVVEWRTSRVIALVNDYKQQDILEKMKIAKEHDPENLYLAALFLEECAKKGRKIEDEARELAERVLRKPVSSYSGMTPLLRLFREYVSIDEAIDLAEEALKKHPDKRHLQRCAAACYKWKIYSDKDNLLRQSMIDRAISLHNKVIRLYPDSSCKMEIALANIYPKSNHSQAESEQVYKKLLESDLESADRQMVYNCYAKYLHFTRNEIHKSIEYHMMAAEIPLQSRSRENSIRTLTKIKERNRNRMCGEIEEFLANLKD from the coding sequence ATGACAATGGAGGCCAAACTTGGGGCCCTGCAGTGCCACTTCACCTGGGACCTGGAGTCCAGCAGTTCCAAACTGTTCCGTCTCAGGGACACGCTGGAGGACATCGGCACAGAGGAGGGATACAGCTGGCTGGGTCACATTTACAACCTGCAGGGGTACATTCACTACCAGCTGAGCTCCACTGAAGACGCCCGGTGTTTCTTCAGCAGGGCCACAGAGGCGTTCCGCCGGTCAAGAAACACCGTCTCAGATGAAGGTccctggttggtggtgaactaCGGGAACCTGGCTTGGCTGCACCACCACctaggagaggaaaaagagagtcAGAAGTACCTGTCAAAGGTCGACACCCTGCTGAAGAAATACCCATCTCCATCCCAGGACAAGTTCCATCCAGAGATCTACGCTGAAAAGGCCTGGACCCTGATGAACTTTGGCAAAGACAAAAAGCAGCTGGCAGCAGATTACTTCCAGGAAGCCATCAACATGCAGCCAGATGTGGTGGAGTGGCGTACCAGCCGTGTCATAGCGTTAGTGAATGATTACAAGCAGCAAGACATcttggagaaaatgaaaatcgCCAAAGAACACGATCCAGAGAACTTGTACCTTGCTGCTTTATTCCTTGAGGAATGtgcaaagaaaggaagaaaaattgAAGATGAAGCACGTGAGTTGGCCGAAAGGGTGTTGAGAAAGCCTGTAAGCAGCTACAGTGGTATGACACCATTACTAAGGCTATTCAGAGAGTATGTATCCATTGATGAGGCTATTGATTTGGCAGAGGAGGCTCTGAAAAAACATCCAGATAAACGTCATCTGCAGAGGTGTGCTGCAGCCTGCTACAAATGGAAGATTTATTCAGACAAGGACAATCTCCTGAGGCAAAGCATGATAGACAGGGCAATCAGTCTCCATAACAAAGTGATTCGTCTTTACCCTGATTCTTCATGTAAAATGGAAATAGCTCTTGCAAACATATACCCAAAATCAAACCACAGCCAGGCTGAAAGTGAGCAGGTTTACAAGAAGCTGCTAGAAAGTGATCTGGaatctgcagacagacagatggtctACAACTGCTACGCCAAATATTTACACTTCACTCGAAATGAGATCCACAAGTCAATAGAATATCACATGATGGCAGCAGAGATACCACTACAATCTCGCTCTCGTGAGAACAGTATCAGAACTCTGACGAagattaaagaaagaaacaggaaCCGAATGTGTGGAGAAATAGAGGAGTTTCTGGCTAATCTGAAAGACTAA